In the Candidatus Rhodoblastus alkanivorans genome, one interval contains:
- a CDS encoding lytic transglycosylase domain-containing protein → MRKRAALAALALAFATPARLAAVQSAPPPASAAASHPASSGDLRGEVCRMIERAAAAHHLPPSFLTRLIWRESSFRAHVVSPAGAQGIAQFMPGTAAERGLSDPFDPEQAIPKAAELLADLRARFGNLGLAAAAYNGGPQRVANWLAGSGGLPFETQNYVELVTRHPAEDWRDGPSSVKLEAGFARPATCLATAELIRIQEPQQFAGSTLTAPWGVQLSGSFNKRAALAAYARAQRRFAALLGNGEPMVIGRRAPGRGFARFWRVRSPAQTRAQAERLCAAIERAGGACAVLKT, encoded by the coding sequence ATGCGAAAACGAGCGGCCCTCGCCGCGCTCGCGCTCGCCTTCGCCACGCCGGCGCGCCTCGCCGCCGTTCAGAGCGCGCCGCCGCCCGCTTCTGCCGCGGCGTCGCATCCAGCGTCCTCTGGCGATCTGCGCGGCGAGGTTTGCCGGATGATCGAGCGGGCCGCGGCGGCCCATCATCTGCCGCCGTCCTTCCTGACCCGCCTGATCTGGCGGGAAAGCAGTTTCCGCGCCCATGTCGTCAGTCCGGCGGGCGCGCAGGGCATCGCCCAGTTCATGCCCGGCACCGCCGCCGAGCGCGGTCTTTCCGACCCCTTCGATCCCGAACAGGCGATCCCCAAGGCGGCGGAGCTCCTGGCCGATCTGCGCGCCCGTTTCGGCAATCTCGGCCTCGCGGCGGCCGCCTATAACGGTGGCCCGCAGCGCGTCGCCAACTGGCTCGCGGGCTCCGGCGGCCTGCCGTTCGAGACGCAGAATTATGTCGAACTGGTCACCCGCCATCCCGCCGAGGATTGGCGCGACGGGCCTTCCTCCGTAAAATTGGAGGCGGGTTTCGCCAGGCCGGCGACCTGCCTCGCCACTGCGGAGCTGATTCGCATCCAGGAGCCACAGCAATTCGCCGGCTCGACCCTCACCGCGCCCTGGGGCGTCCAGCTCTCCGGCTCGTTCAACAAAAGGGCGGCGCTCGCGGCTTACGCCCGGGCGCAGCGACGCTTCGCGGCGCTTCTGGGCAATGGCGAGCCGATGGTGATCGGCAGAAGGGCGCCGGGACGGGGCTTTGCGCGCTTCTGGCGGGTGCGCTCCCCCGCCCAGACCCGGGCGCAGGCGGAGCGCCTCTGCGCGGCGATCGAACGCGCGGGCGGCGCCTGCGCAGTGTTGAAAACATGA
- a CDS encoding efflux RND transporter permease subunit encodes MGLVRFALRFPHTFYVLAALILFLGGIAIKTMPADIFPEIRIPVVTVIWQYTGLSTPEMEQRISTYSQYAISSNVNGIKNMEAQTLNGLSVQKIYFQPDVNLDLAIAQIIAGTSAIRSLMPAGVQPPIVVQFNASSVPVLQLSLSSNSMSEQQLYDYGIYRVRQGLAPVPGVTLPTPSGGKYRQIMVDIDPEKLAARGLTPLDVVNAVNAQNLTLPSGAAKLGDTQYVVRTNAMPSTIAGLNDIPIKSVNGAMVFVRDVGQVHDGWLAQQNIVREDGKRSVLLSIIKNGNASTLAVVNGVRQALKTLRAAAPPGLKIGELLDQSVFVREAVNGVVREGLIAGALTAVMILLFLRSWRSTLVVMVSIPLSILSSLIVLSALGHTLNTMTLGGLALAVGILVDDSTVTIENTHRLLTEEKKPLGYATLHGAAGIAVPTLVSTIAICCVFTSVVFLDGPAKYLFTPLGLAVVFAMLASYALSRTLTPVMIGLLLRHEKHEEGAPEGFFGRISHGFETRFESMRANYVELLQSLLAHRFVIPVAFVAILALAGVMFTLVGRDFFPAIDSGQIQLHVRAPAATRIEATEVLFQQVEDKIRQIIPAHERERIVDNIGLPARSYNLAFSDGSTIGANDGIIIVALKNGHAPTQDYVDKLRLVLHRDFPQAIFYFQPADMVTQILNFGLPAQIDIRTVGYDRANNLAVAKEIRDRLNATPGFADVHIQQETDAPALIASIDRSRAQLLGVNASTIANNLNVALSSSEQVSPNFWTDPKSGIPYFFAVQTPERKIASLDDLKNIPVTTTINARTDAPAPGLLSNVATFSRGTIATNANQSNIQPVYEVYASLQGVDLGTASRQLDKLVAELTPKFKPGNHIEVVGQIRSMRDSFRNLGIGLLFAAVLVYFLMVVNYQNFGDPFVVILALPATFAGILTMLFVTGSTLSVPSLMGAIMAVGVASANSILLVTFARERQLDGATSFEAAIEAGHTRIRPVLMTAAAMIVGMVPMAIGGPGEEQNAVLARAVIGGLLFATPTTLLIVPYLFAVLRRGNDGKPAHGVFPEAELT; translated from the coding sequence ATGGGTCTGGTGCGTTTCGCCTTGCGATTTCCGCATACATTTTACGTCCTCGCGGCGCTGATTCTGTTCCTCGGCGGCATCGCCATCAAGACCATGCCCGCCGACATCTTTCCCGAAATCCGTATCCCTGTCGTGACGGTGATCTGGCAATACACCGGCCTGAGCACGCCGGAAATGGAACAGCGCATCAGCACCTACAGCCAGTACGCCATCAGCTCCAATGTCAACGGCATCAAGAACATGGAGGCGCAGACCCTCAACGGCCTGTCCGTCCAGAAAATCTACTTCCAGCCCGACGTCAATCTCGACCTCGCCATCGCCCAGATCATCGCGGGAACCAGCGCCATCCGCTCCCTGATGCCGGCGGGCGTCCAGCCGCCGATCGTGGTCCAGTTCAACGCCTCCAGCGTGCCGGTGCTTCAGCTCAGTCTCAGCTCGAACTCAATGAGCGAGCAACAACTTTACGATTACGGCATCTATCGCGTGCGCCAGGGTCTCGCCCCGGTGCCCGGCGTCACCCTGCCCACGCCATCGGGGGGCAAATATCGCCAGATCATGGTCGATATCGACCCCGAAAAACTTGCTGCCCGAGGCCTCACGCCGCTGGACGTGGTCAATGCGGTCAACGCCCAGAACCTGACCCTGCCCTCGGGAGCGGCCAAGCTCGGCGACACTCAATATGTGGTGCGCACCAACGCCATGCCCTCGACCATCGCCGGGCTGAACGACATACCGATCAAGAGCGTCAATGGCGCGATGGTTTTCGTGCGCGACGTCGGCCAGGTTCACGACGGCTGGCTGGCGCAGCAGAATATCGTGCGCGAGGACGGCAAGCGCTCGGTCCTGCTTTCGATCATCAAGAACGGCAACGCCTCGACGCTCGCCGTGGTCAATGGCGTGCGCCAGGCGCTGAAAACCCTGCGCGCCGCCGCCCCGCCCGGGCTGAAGATCGGCGAATTGCTCGACCAGTCGGTGTTCGTGCGCGAGGCCGTCAACGGCGTCGTGCGCGAGGGCCTGATCGCCGGCGCGCTCACCGCCGTGATGATCCTGCTGTTCCTGCGGTCCTGGCGCTCGACGCTGGTCGTGATGGTGTCGATCCCGTTGTCGATCCTCTCGTCGCTGATCGTCCTTTCCGCGCTCGGCCATACGCTCAACACCATGACGCTCGGCGGGCTGGCGCTGGCGGTGGGCATATTGGTGGACGATTCGACCGTCACCATCGAGAACACTCACCGCCTGCTCACCGAGGAGAAAAAGCCGCTCGGCTACGCCACGCTCCATGGCGCGGCGGGCATAGCCGTGCCGACTTTGGTCTCGACCATCGCCATCTGCTGCGTCTTCACCTCGGTCGTCTTTCTCGACGGCCCGGCGAAATATCTGTTCACGCCGCTCGGCCTTGCCGTCGTCTTCGCCATGCTCGCGTCCTACGCTCTGTCGCGCACGCTCACGCCGGTCATGATCGGTCTGCTGCTGCGCCACGAAAAGCATGAGGAAGGCGCGCCAGAAGGCTTCTTCGGCCGCATCAGCCACGGTTTCGAGACCCGATTCGAAAGCATGCGCGCAAATTATGTCGAGCTGCTGCAATCGCTGCTCGCGCATCGTTTCGTCATTCCCGTCGCCTTCGTCGCCATCCTCGCGCTCGCGGGCGTCATGTTCACTCTGGTCGGGCGCGATTTCTTTCCGGCGATCGACAGCGGCCAGATCCAGCTCCATGTCCGCGCCCCGGCGGCGACGCGCATCGAGGCGACCGAGGTCCTGTTCCAGCAGGTCGAGGACAAGATCCGCCAGATCATCCCGGCGCACGAGCGCGAGCGCATCGTGGACAATATCGGCCTGCCCGCGCGCTCCTACAATCTCGCCTTTTCCGACGGCTCGACCATCGGCGCGAACGACGGAATCATCATCGTCGCGCTGAAGAACGGCCATGCGCCGACTCAGGATTACGTCGACAAGCTGCGTCTCGTCCTGCATCGCGATTTCCCGCAGGCCATTTTCTATTTCCAGCCCGCCGACATGGTGACGCAAATTCTCAATTTCGGCCTGCCGGCGCAGATCGACATCCGCACGGTCGGCTATGACCGCGCCAACAATCTCGCCGTCGCCAAGGAAATCCGCGACCGGCTCAACGCCACGCCCGGCTTCGCCGACGTCCATATCCAGCAGGAGACCGACGCCCCGGCGCTCATCGCCTCGATCGACCGCTCCCGCGCCCAGCTTCTCGGCGTCAATGCGAGCACGATCGCCAATAATCTCAATGTCGCGCTCAGCTCGTCGGAACAGGTGTCGCCGAATTTCTGGACCGATCCGAAATCCGGCATTCCCTATTTCTTCGCCGTGCAGACGCCGGAGCGCAAGATCGCCTCGCTCGACGATCTGAAGAACATTCCCGTTACGACCACGATCAACGCCCGGACCGACGCGCCGGCGCCCGGCCTGCTCTCCAATGTCGCGACTTTTTCGCGCGGAACCATCGCGACCAACGCCAATCAGAGCAATATCCAGCCGGTCTACGAGGTCTACGCCAGCCTGCAGGGCGTCGATCTTGGAACCGCCTCGCGCCAGCTCGACAAGCTCGTCGCCGAGCTTACGCCCAAGTTCAAGCCGGGCAATCACATAGAAGTCGTCGGCCAGATCCGGTCGATGCGCGATTCCTTCCGGAATTTAGGGATCGGGCTGTTGTTCGCCGCCGTGCTGGTCTATTTCCTGATGGTGGTCAATTATCAGAATTTCGGCGATCCCTTTGTCGTGATTCTCGCTTTGCCCGCGACCTTCGCCGGAATTCTGACCATGCTGTTCGTGACCGGCTCGACCCTCAGCGTGCCGTCGCTGATGGGCGCGATCATGGCGGTCGGCGTCGCCTCCGCGAATTCGATCCTGCTCGTCACTTTCGCGCGCGAGCGCCAGCTCGACGGCGCCACCTCCTTCGAGGCCGCGATCGAGGCCGGCCATACCCGCATCCGCCCGGTGCTGATGACCGCCGCCGCCATGATCGTCGGCATGGTTCCGATGGCGATCGGCGGCCCCGGCGAAGAGCAGAACGCGGTTCTCGCGCGCGCCGTGATCGGCGGCCTGCTGTTCGCGACGCCGACGACGCTGCTGATCGTCCCCTATCTCTTCGCGGTCCTGCGCCGCGGCAATGACGGCAAGCCCGCGCATGGCGTCTTCCCGGAGGCTGAGCTGACATGA
- a CDS encoding efflux RND transporter periplasmic adaptor subunit: MNEAWTNPPEGSDPSHRAAGKQNDLGCSWRPPDAGACERKEAERRSGQRRRFGLLVGLALAVGLGWGFWQNRSARLAAEEAKAQFRDVIPLVRVADVKPGASVLSVNLPGTTLAFANADIYARANGYVAKRNVDIGDHVKAGDVLAVLAAPELDHQIAQAEAAIAQAKATIRRNDANAKLAALTNARSAKLVKQGWTTAQQGDIDRLTAEAQKAALGASEANGAALTDALRVLKQERDYLTVVAPFDGVITQRGVDVGSLIQNGATLLFNLQKTDVIRVQVNVPQDQAFGLGPGDDVAVRVPELPDHVFPGKVTRVAGALQQGTRTLLTEADVPNPDGLLKAGAYCEVELKIPRKTNALLVPAEALIFNREGTRVAVVDDGVARLRKIRVTRDFGTAIEASTGLTSGDKVILNPAAGLADGQKVEIAARGK; the protein is encoded by the coding sequence ATGAACGAAGCCTGGACAAATCCGCCGGAAGGCAGCGATCCCTCGCATCGCGCCGCCGGGAAACAGAACGATCTCGGCTGCAGCTGGCGGCCGCCGGACGCCGGGGCCTGCGAACGCAAGGAGGCGGAAAGACGCTCCGGGCAACGGCGGCGCTTCGGCCTTCTGGTTGGCCTCGCGCTCGCCGTCGGCCTCGGCTGGGGCTTCTGGCAGAACCGCTCCGCGCGGCTCGCCGCCGAGGAGGCCAAGGCGCAGTTCCGCGACGTGATCCCGCTGGTGCGCGTCGCCGACGTCAAGCCCGGCGCGTCCGTGCTCTCGGTAAATCTGCCGGGAACGACGCTCGCCTTCGCCAACGCCGACATTTACGCGCGCGCCAATGGCTATGTCGCCAAACGCAATGTCGATATCGGCGACCACGTCAAGGCGGGCGACGTGCTCGCCGTGCTGGCGGCGCCGGAACTCGACCATCAGATCGCGCAGGCCGAGGCGGCGATCGCCCAGGCCAAGGCCACGATCCGGCGGAACGACGCCAACGCCAAGCTGGCGGCGCTGACCAATGCGCGCAGCGCCAAGCTGGTGAAACAGGGCTGGACCACCGCGCAGCAGGGCGACATCGACCGCCTGACAGCGGAGGCGCAAAAAGCCGCGCTCGGCGCGTCCGAAGCCAATGGCGCCGCCCTGACTGACGCCCTTCGCGTGCTCAAGCAGGAGCGCGACTATCTCACCGTGGTCGCGCCCTTCGACGGCGTCATCACCCAGCGTGGAGTCGACGTCGGGTCGCTGATCCAGAACGGCGCGACCCTCCTGTTCAATCTGCAGAAGACCGACGTGATCCGGGTCCAGGTCAATGTGCCGCAGGATCAGGCCTTCGGCCTCGGCCCTGGCGACGATGTCGCCGTGCGCGTCCCCGAACTGCCGGACCATGTCTTCCCCGGCAAGGTCACGCGTGTCGCCGGCGCGCTGCAGCAGGGAACCCGCACCCTGCTGACCGAAGCCGACGTTCCCAATCCCGACGGCCTGCTCAAGGCCGGGGCCTATTGCGAGGTCGAGCTGAAAATTCCGCGCAAGACCAATGCGCTGCTGGTTCCGGCCGAAGCCCTGATCTTCAACCGCGAGGGGACCCGGGTCGCGGTGGTGGACGACGGCGTCGCCCGTCTGCGCAAAATCCGGGTCACGCGCGATTTCGGCACGGCGATCGAGGCCTCGACCGGCCTCACATCGGGCGACAAGGTGATCCTCAATCCCGCCGCCGGCTTGGCCGACGGCCAGAAGGTCGAGATCGCGGCGCGGGGGAAATGA
- a CDS encoding acyltransferase family protein, which yields MRFRALDGLRGLSALTVALVHLYESMKVTPPEFIGHAYALVDFFFVLSGFVLAHAFFDKLAVQGDGWAFALRRFGRMYPLHFFMLSLLVAVEAAKWVAARHGVPVLVQPFTAENSIPALFSNLLLIQSLGLHDRLTWNFPAWSISVEFYVNMLFCMVMVLPWRGAESREGVQRRKTWIIAALAVFGCVATLLATRYSTAMSYDYGFVRCIYGFFCGVLAQRIRAGGLDPFARLSDRAVAASEVALTVVAIAFVTFSPWFWLFALTPLLFTATTLVYAHQKGPFSRLLLTPPLHAIGEWSYSIYLVHTFLLIHILGRFASFAGKHGWIGLHPVAGADGGAYIGGLYHQGPLMMGAVVAVYVGLILAMSSLTFRFIEKPAHRYFNAMAARREARPEDEESDIRARRQAVAARRVQAAE from the coding sequence ATGCGGTTTCGCGCTCTCGACGGCCTGCGCGGTCTGTCGGCCCTGACTGTCGCCCTGGTGCATCTTTACGAATCGATGAAGGTGACGCCGCCGGAATTCATCGGCCACGCTTATGCGTTGGTGGATTTCTTCTTTGTCCTGTCCGGCTTCGTGCTCGCCCACGCCTTTTTCGACAAGCTCGCGGTTCAGGGCGACGGCTGGGCTTTCGCGTTGCGTCGTTTCGGCCGCATGTATCCGCTGCATTTTTTCATGCTGAGCCTGCTCGTCGCGGTCGAGGCGGCGAAATGGGTCGCGGCGCGTCACGGCGTACCGGTTCTGGTTCAGCCCTTCACGGCCGAAAATTCGATTCCGGCGCTGTTCTCCAATCTGCTGCTGATCCAGTCGCTCGGCCTGCATGACCGGCTGACCTGGAATTTTCCGGCCTGGAGCATCAGCGTGGAATTCTATGTCAATATGCTGTTCTGCATGGTCATGGTCCTGCCGTGGCGCGGCGCGGAATCGCGCGAAGGCGTCCAGCGCCGCAAGACCTGGATCATCGCCGCTCTGGCCGTGTTCGGCTGCGTCGCGACCCTGTTGGCGACGCGCTATTCCACCGCGATGAGCTATGATTACGGCTTCGTGCGATGCATCTACGGCTTTTTCTGCGGCGTGCTGGCCCAGCGCATCCGCGCCGGCGGGCTCGATCCCTTCGCTCGCCTGTCAGACCGCGCCGTCGCGGCTTCGGAGGTCGCGCTGACCGTCGTCGCCATCGCCTTCGTGACCTTCAGCCCCTGGTTCTGGCTGTTCGCGCTCACCCCGCTCCTGTTCACCGCGACGACGCTGGTCTATGCCCATCAGAAGGGGCCGTTCTCGCGTCTCCTTCTCACCCCGCCGTTGCACGCCATCGGCGAATGGTCCTATTCGATCTATCTGGTCCACACCTTCCTGCTGATCCACATTCTGGGACGGTTCGCGTCCTTTGCCGGCAAGCACGGCTGGATCGGGCTTCACCCGGTCGCAGGCGCCGATGGCGGGGCCTATATCGGGGGGCTCTACCATCAGGGGCCGCTGATGATGGGCGCGGTTGTCGCCGTCTATGTCGGCCTCATCCTCGCCATGTCGAGCCTCACTTTTCGCTTCATCGAGAAGCCGGCCCACCGCTATTTCAACGCCATGGCGGCGCGCCGGGAAGCGCGGCCCGAGGACGAAGAGAGCGACATCAGGGCGCGGCGCCAGGCCGTGGCCGCGCGCAGGGTCCAGGCGGCGGAATAG
- a CDS encoding GNAT family N-acetyltransferase, with amino-acid sequence MLEIDVIETFDGLQALAPEWQALFDKSSPRTPSKSPLWQMAWQRHFGGRRSLACRHDMRVFALRDETGALVGVAPMMLTSRPGYGPALVREMQFFGADAYVTQLRGPLCQREHLPEVGRALAAHLRKRKGHDLVQWRGLAPGACVLEQGERQATLEDIDSCLIMRESWDAFHAGLPKKTRKHLRKSRNDLKAAGITIEFRVATAPDEAQEGLKAFYELHGRRAAMADVVRHPNVFGGERERAFLDDYCAQMARAGDLRIFEIQVGGKIVAARLGFAFGDELYLYFSGYDPDYGAYSIMTTLMAETLQWAHENGVALVNLSSGVDRSKTRFRPEMIASEGFYSVSPNWRGRLALAAMRKLRGGAPAPEAEESPDDQEIGEPAGA; translated from the coding sequence ATGCTTGAAATCGATGTGATCGAAACTTTTGACGGGCTTCAGGCCCTGGCGCCGGAATGGCAGGCTTTGTTCGACAAATCCTCGCCGCGCACGCCGTCGAAATCGCCTTTGTGGCAGATGGCGTGGCAGCGCCATTTCGGCGGGCGCCGTTCGCTCGCCTGCCGTCACGACATGCGGGTCTTCGCCCTGCGCGACGAAACGGGCGCGCTCGTCGGCGTCGCGCCGATGATGCTGACCAGCCGTCCAGGCTATGGCCCGGCGCTGGTGCGCGAGATGCAGTTCTTCGGCGCCGACGCCTATGTCACCCAATTGCGCGGGCCCTTATGCCAGCGCGAACATCTGCCGGAGGTCGGACGGGCGCTCGCTGCTCATCTGCGCAAGCGAAAAGGCCACGATCTCGTCCAGTGGCGCGGACTCGCGCCCGGCGCCTGCGTTCTGGAGCAGGGCGAGCGTCAGGCGACGCTGGAGGACATCGATTCCTGCCTGATCATGCGCGAGAGCTGGGACGCCTTTCACGCCGGCTTGCCGAAAAAAACCAGAAAACATTTGCGCAAGAGTCGCAACGATCTCAAGGCCGCGGGGATCACGATCGAGTTCCGCGTCGCGACCGCGCCGGACGAGGCGCAGGAGGGTCTGAAGGCCTTCTATGAACTCCACGGGCGGCGCGCCGCCATGGCCGACGTCGTCCGCCACCCCAATGTGTTCGGCGGCGAGCGGGAGCGCGCCTTCCTCGACGATTATTGCGCGCAAATGGCGCGCGCCGGCGATTTGCGCATTTTCGAAATCCAGGTCGGCGGAAAGATTGTCGCGGCGCGTCTCGGCTTCGCCTTCGGCGACGAGCTTTATCTCTATTTCTCGGGCTACGACCCGGATTACGGCGCCTATAGCATCATGACGACGTTGATGGCCGAAACGCTGCAATGGGCGCATGAGAATGGCGTCGCTTTGGTCAATCTGTCCTCGGGCGTCGATCGCTCCAAGACCCGTTTCCGTCCGGAAATGATCGCCTCGGAAGGCTTTTATTCGGTCAGCCCGAACTGGCGCGGGCGCCTGGCGCTTGCCGCCATGCGCAAGCTGCGCGGCGGCGCGCCGGCGCCGGAAGCCGAAGAATCGCCCGACGACCAGGAAATCGGAGAACCGGCCGGGGCCTGA
- a CDS encoding glycosyltransferase family 2 protein, protein MKPEISVIIPTFRRPEPLAAAIESVLAQTGAACEIIVIDDCPDGGAEPVARRYAGCGLTYLRSPAPSGGRPALVRNFGLPHARAGIIHFLDDDDLAPEGYYAEALEVFASRPDIGVVFGKVEPFGDIDVSSERDFFEAAFRRARRCSRLGPKLGFSAAMFFQRTLLICSAGMVRKSCVEAIGGFDPEPSLAEDVDFFARAIRHSGAYLLDRTSIHYRIGPSLMRLPDRQPLIDSSYRAIHSRYRREHGAVDFYALKTFAKILDRLHA, encoded by the coding sequence ATGAAGCCGGAAATATCCGTCATCATTCCGACTTTCCGCCGCCCGGAACCTTTGGCGGCGGCGATCGAAAGCGTGCTGGCGCAAACGGGCGCCGCCTGCGAAATCATCGTCATCGACGACTGCCCGGACGGCGGCGCCGAACCGGTCGCGCGGCGCTACGCCGGGTGCGGCCTGACCTATCTGCGCTCGCCGGCGCCCTCGGGCGGGCGGCCGGCGTTGGTGCGCAATTTCGGCTTGCCTCACGCCCGCGCCGGCATCATCCATTTCCTCGACGACGACGACCTCGCGCCCGAGGGTTATTACGCCGAGGCGCTGGAGGTTTTCGCCAGCCGCCCGGACATTGGCGTGGTCTTCGGCAAGGTCGAGCCCTTCGGCGACATCGACGTCAGCTCCGAGCGCGATTTCTTCGAGGCCGCCTTCCGCCGCGCCCGCCGCTGTTCGAGGCTCGGGCCGAAGCTCGGCTTTTCCGCCGCCATGTTCTTCCAGCGCACCCTGCTCATCTGCAGCGCCGGCATGGTGCGCAAATCCTGCGTCGAGGCGATCGGCGGCTTCGATCCCGAGCCCTCGCTCGCCGAGGACGTGGACTTTTTCGCCCGCGCCATCCGCCATTCCGGCGCTTACCTCCTCGACCGCACGTCGATCCATTACCGCATCGGCCCGTCGCTGATGCGCCTGCCGGACCGCCAGCCTTTGATCGATTCCTCCTATCGCGCCATCCATTCCCGCTACCGGCGCGAACATGGCGCGGTCGATTTCTACGCCCTGAAAACCTTCGCCAAGATTCTGGATCGGCTCCATGCTTGA
- a CDS encoding DNA cytosine methyltransferase, with translation MPRPLTFYEFFAGGGMARLGLGGEWTCLFANDIDADKAAAYRANWGDAEFVEGDLATIAAREIPGRADLAWASFPCQDLSLAGGGKGMGAAGDAVKTRSGAFWLFHEKMRALRAEGRAPRAVVLENVVGVLTSHGMRDFCAVVAALDELGYRTGALTLDARWFTPQSRPRVFFVAVQKSPLAAPARAGAGLVAHEAQPLWTSASLRAARAALPAELAANWQWWRLPEPARRNAELAELLEDSPADAPWRPPAATERLLALMAPAHRQKIAAIQASGARRVGAVFRRTRTDENGLKRQRAEVRFDGLAGCLRTPRGGSSRQTIMEVHRETIRTRLLSPREAARLMGLPDSYRLPPSAGAAYELCGDGLCAPVVRHLAEHLLQPLLRDSAPQGLAAAE, from the coding sequence ATGCCCCGACCGCTGACCTTTTACGAATTCTTCGCCGGAGGCGGCATGGCGCGCCTGGGCCTCGGCGGGGAATGGACCTGCCTGTTCGCCAATGACATAGACGCGGACAAGGCCGCCGCCTATCGCGCCAACTGGGGCGACGCGGAATTCGTCGAGGGCGACCTCGCCACGATCGCCGCGCGCGAAATCCCCGGCCGGGCCGATCTCGCCTGGGCCTCCTTTCCCTGCCAGGACCTTTCGCTCGCCGGCGGCGGCAAGGGCATGGGCGCGGCCGGCGACGCGGTGAAGACCCGCAGCGGCGCGTTCTGGCTGTTCCACGAAAAAATGCGCGCCCTGCGCGCGGAAGGCCGCGCCCCGCGCGCCGTCGTGCTGGAAAATGTCGTCGGCGTGCTGACCTCCCATGGCATGCGCGACTTTTGCGCCGTCGTCGCGGCCCTGGACGAACTCGGCTACAGGACCGGCGCGCTCACGCTCGACGCGCGCTGGTTCACCCCCCAGTCGCGGCCGCGCGTGTTCTTCGTCGCCGTGCAAAAGTCCCCATTGGCCGCGCCGGCCCGCGCCGGCGCGGGGCTCGTCGCGCACGAGGCCCAGCCTTTGTGGACCTCCGCCTCCCTGCGCGCGGCGCGCGCCGCCCTGCCCGCCGAACTGGCGGCCAACTGGCAATGGTGGCGGCTGCCGGAACCGGCGCGCCGCAATGCGGAACTCGCCGAGCTTCTCGAAGATTCGCCCGCCGACGCCCCCTGGCGCCCTCCCGCCGCGACCGAGCGCCTGCTGGCGCTGATGGCGCCGGCGCACCGGCAAAAGATCGCCGCGATCCAGGCCAGCGGCGCGCGCCGCGTCGGCGCCGTTTTCCGGCGCACCCGGACCGACGAGAACGGCCTCAAGCGGCAAAGAGCCGAGGTCAGGTTCGACGGCCTCGCCGGCTGCCTTCGCACCCCGCGCGGCGGCAGTTCGCGCCAGACCATCATGGAGGTCCATCGGGAAACGATCCGCACCCGCCTGCTGTCGCCGCGCGAGGCGGCGCGGTTGATGGGCCTGCCGGATTCCTACAGGCTGCCGCCAAGCGCCGGCGCGGCTTACGAATTATGCGGCGACGGCCTCTGCGCGCCGGTCGTCCGCCATCTCGCCGAACATCTGCTGCAGCCGCTTCTGCGCGACAGCGCGCCTCAGGGACTTGCCGCAGCGGAATAG